A stretch of the Thiohalospira halophila DSM 15071 genome encodes the following:
- the lon gene encoding endopeptidase La, with protein sequence MDPTPDSTCEERALAEAEHPEPDTSGVEEIETGEESLDAGTGSGLEVASRMLPTRILLLPVTDRPFFPAQTMPVVMDEGPWLETVHRVGQSPHHLVGLLMADTDDSTSADPEDFFETGSVARIHHPTRSQEKIQFIAEGVQRFHIKRWITREPPYEVEVSYPSDTPALDQADEIKAYAVAIINSLKELMPLNPLYNEELKFFLNRFSPNEPSPLSDFAAALTTADRESLQDILATVDLRQRMEKVLVLVKKEVEVAQLQAQIHQQVEERMSEQQRQFFLKEQLKEIQKELGIAKDDRTADIERFQSRLEGLTVPEEAQTRIDEEIQKMQVLESGSPEYSVTRNYLDWITSLPWGVHSEDQLDIPRARRILDRDHDGLEDVKRRIIEFLAVGATRGDIGGSILLLVGPPGVGKTSIGRSVAEAVGREFYRFSVGGMRDEAEIKGHRRTYVGAMPGKFIQAVKDVGTANPVIMLDEVDKIGMSFQGDPASALLEVLDPEQNSDFLDHYLDVRFDLSRSLFICTANQLDTIPSALLDRMEVIHLAGYITEEKVAIAKHHLWPRQVERAGLKRGQLPLTDAALRHVIDGYARESGVRNLEKQLGRLVRKAAVDLLEGHEAPIRLNQKQVEDYLGKPPFQREKPLAGIGVVTGLAWTAMGGTTLSVEATRVHTQQRGFKLTGQLGEVMQESASIAHSYISSHLDEYRGDPSFFDESFIHLHVPEGATPKDGPSAGVTMATALLSLARDQAPARPLAMTGELTLSGHVYPVGGIREKVIAAKRARVTEVILPEGNRRDFDELPDHVRKGITVHFAERYQDVFRVVFDERPKRRRSSG encoded by the coding sequence ATGGATCCTACACCGGATTCCACCTGTGAGGAGAGAGCATTGGCCGAAGCGGAACATCCCGAGCCGGATACCTCCGGCGTTGAGGAGATCGAGACCGGAGAGGAGAGCCTGGATGCGGGGACCGGCAGCGGCCTGGAGGTCGCCTCGCGCATGTTGCCCACCCGGATCCTGCTGCTGCCGGTCACCGATCGGCCCTTCTTCCCGGCCCAGACCATGCCGGTGGTCATGGACGAGGGTCCGTGGCTGGAGACCGTCCACCGCGTGGGCCAGTCCCCCCACCATCTGGTGGGCCTGCTCATGGCCGATACCGACGACTCCACGTCGGCGGACCCGGAGGACTTCTTCGAGACCGGCTCGGTAGCCCGCATCCACCACCCCACCCGGAGCCAGGAGAAGATCCAGTTCATCGCCGAGGGGGTGCAGCGCTTCCACATCAAGCGCTGGATCACGCGGGAGCCGCCCTACGAGGTGGAGGTGAGCTATCCGTCGGACACCCCGGCCCTGGACCAGGCCGACGAGATCAAGGCCTACGCGGTGGCCATCATCAACTCCCTCAAGGAGCTGATGCCGCTGAATCCCCTCTACAACGAGGAGCTGAAGTTCTTCCTCAACCGCTTCAGCCCCAACGAGCCCTCCCCGCTCTCGGACTTCGCCGCGGCGCTGACCACCGCCGATCGGGAGTCCCTGCAGGACATCCTGGCCACCGTGGACCTGCGCCAGCGCATGGAGAAGGTCCTGGTCCTGGTGAAGAAGGAGGTGGAGGTGGCCCAGCTCCAGGCGCAGATCCACCAGCAGGTGGAGGAGCGCATGTCGGAGCAGCAGCGCCAGTTCTTCCTCAAGGAGCAGCTCAAGGAGATCCAGAAGGAGCTGGGGATCGCCAAGGACGATCGCACCGCCGACATCGAGCGCTTCCAGTCCCGGCTCGAGGGGCTCACGGTGCCGGAGGAGGCGCAGACCCGCATCGACGAGGAGATCCAGAAGATGCAGGTCCTGGAGTCGGGCTCGCCGGAGTACTCGGTGACCCGCAACTACCTGGACTGGATCACCAGCCTCCCCTGGGGCGTCCACTCCGAGGACCAGCTGGACATCCCCCGGGCGCGCAGGATCCTCGACCGCGACCACGACGGCCTGGAGGACGTGAAGCGCCGGATCATCGAGTTCCTGGCGGTGGGGGCGACCCGCGGCGATATCGGCGGCTCCATCCTGCTCCTGGTGGGCCCGCCCGGGGTGGGCAAGACCTCCATCGGCCGCTCCGTGGCCGAGGCGGTGGGCCGGGAGTTCTACCGCTTCTCCGTGGGCGGCATGCGCGACGAGGCCGAGATCAAGGGCCATCGGCGCACCTACGTCGGCGCCATGCCCGGCAAGTTCATCCAGGCGGTGAAGGACGTGGGTACCGCCAACCCGGTGATCATGCTCGACGAGGTGGACAAGATCGGCATGTCCTTCCAGGGCGACCCCGCCTCCGCCCTGCTGGAGGTCCTGGATCCGGAGCAGAACAGCGACTTCCTCGACCACTACCTGGACGTGCGCTTCGACCTCTCCCGGAGCCTGTTCATCTGCACCGCGAATCAGCTGGACACCATCCCGTCCGCACTGCTCGACCGCATGGAGGTCATCCACCTCGCCGGCTACATCACCGAGGAGAAGGTCGCCATCGCCAAGCACCACCTCTGGCCCCGGCAGGTGGAGCGGGCCGGCCTCAAGCGCGGCCAGCTCCCGCTTACCGACGCCGCCCTGCGCCACGTCATCGACGGCTACGCCCGGGAGTCCGGGGTCCGCAACCTGGAGAAACAGCTGGGCCGCCTGGTGCGCAAGGCCGCCGTGGACCTCCTGGAGGGGCACGAGGCGCCCATTCGCCTGAACCAGAAACAGGTGGAGGACTACCTGGGCAAGCCCCCCTTCCAGCGTGAGAAGCCGCTGGCCGGTATCGGCGTGGTCACCGGCCTGGCCTGGACCGCCATGGGCGGGACCACCCTCTCGGTGGAGGCCACTCGGGTCCACACCCAGCAGCGCGGCTTCAAGCTCACCGGCCAGCTCGGCGAGGTGATGCAGGAGTCGGCCAGCATCGCCCACAGCTACATCTCGTCCCACCTGGACGAGTACCGCGGTGACCCGAGCTTCTTCGACGAGTCCTTCATCCACCTCCACGTGCCGGAGGGGGCGACGCCCAAGGACGGCCCCAGCGCCGGGGTCACCATGGCCACCGCCCTGCTCTCCCTGGCCCGCGACCAGGCCCCGGCCCGCCCCCTAGCGATGACCGGCGAGCTGACCCTCTCCGGCCACGTCTACCCGGTGGGCGGGATCCGGGAGAAGGTCATCGCCGCCAAGCGGGCACGAGTCACCGAGGTCATCCTCCCGGAGGGCAATCGGCGGGACTTCGACGAACTCCCGGACCACGTCCGCAAGGGGATCACCGTCCACTTCGCCGAGCGCTACCAGGACGTCTTCCGGGTGGTCTTCGACGAGCGGCCGAAGCGTCGCCGTTCCAGCGGCTAG
- the nudF gene encoding ADP-ribose diphosphatase, giving the protein MDESSAPADARPTLGPDDVEILDQEVTHEGFFRLTRYHVRHRLFAGGWTPTLKRERFERGHAVVLIPWDPVNDRVVLIEQFRVGALEDPSGPWLLEFVAGMVETGEAPEEVARREAMEEAGLSVGRMAFVRDYYVSPGGNSETIHVYCGEVDSSGAGGIHGLDAEDEDIRVFSCSFDEAWALLEAGRIDSAAPIIGLQWLALNRERLKREWAG; this is encoded by the coding sequence ATGGATGAATCCTCCGCACCCGCCGATGCCCGCCCCACCCTGGGTCCTGACGACGTGGAGATCCTCGACCAGGAGGTGACCCACGAGGGCTTTTTCCGCCTGACGCGCTACCACGTCCGCCACCGCCTCTTCGCCGGCGGTTGGACCCCGACGCTCAAGCGCGAGCGCTTCGAACGGGGCCACGCCGTGGTCCTCATCCCCTGGGATCCGGTGAACGACCGGGTGGTCCTCATCGAACAGTTCCGCGTGGGGGCGCTGGAGGATCCCTCCGGCCCGTGGCTCCTGGAGTTCGTCGCCGGCATGGTCGAGACCGGGGAGGCGCCGGAGGAGGTGGCCCGCCGGGAGGCGATGGAGGAGGCGGGCCTCTCCGTGGGGCGCATGGCCTTCGTGCGGGACTACTACGTCAGCCCCGGCGGCAATTCCGAGACCATCCACGTCTACTGCGGCGAGGTGGACAGCAGCGGCGCCGGCGGCATCCACGGCCTGGATGCCGAGGACGAGGACATCCGCGTCTTCAGCTGCTCCTTCGACGAGGCCTGGGCCCTGCTGGAGGCCGGCCGCATCGACTCCGCCGCCCCCATCATCGGCCTCCAGTGGCTGGCCCTGAACCGGGAGCGCCTGAAGCGGGAATGGGCGGGGTAG
- a CDS encoding BrnA antitoxin family protein has protein sequence MADRKPLIDEDGELRELTEEEASELRPAEEALPSSLQRKLGVRGPQRRPTKERVTIRLSPEVVSAFRATGKGWQSRLDAALNDWLTEHSADEAGRN, from the coding sequence ATGGCAGACCGCAAACCCTTGATCGATGAAGATGGCGAGCTCCGGGAGCTGACCGAGGAGGAGGCCAGCGAACTTCGTCCGGCCGAAGAGGCGCTACCCTCCTCGCTCCAGCGCAAGCTCGGCGTGCGGGGCCCTCAGCGTCGCCCGACCAAGGAACGGGTGACCATCCGGCTCTCCCCCGAGGTGGTCTCGGCCTTCCGCGCCACTGGCAAGGGTTGGCAATCCCGTCTCGATGCGGCCCTCAATGACTGGCTGACCGAGCACTCCGCCGACGAGGCCGGGCGGAACTGA
- a CDS encoding BrnT family toxin yields MEVTFDPAKDERNIRERGLSFRRAAEVDFNDALFYVDDRADYGETRYIAVCYLERRLHILCFSETTSGIRVISFRKANRREARRYGRPQTLDR; encoded by the coding sequence ATGGAGGTTACCTTCGACCCCGCCAAGGACGAGCGGAACATCCGGGAGCGCGGCCTGAGCTTCCGCCGGGCCGCCGAGGTCGACTTCAATGATGCCCTGTTCTACGTCGATGACCGGGCGGATTACGGGGAGACTCGCTATATCGCCGTCTGCTACCTGGAACGACGGCTCCACATCCTCTGTTTTTCCGAGACAACCAGCGGCATCCGGGTGATCAGCTTCCGGAAGGCCAACCGCAGAGAGGCGCGACGCTATGGCAGACCGCAAACCCTTGATCGATGA
- a CDS encoding PfkB family carbohydrate kinase, which yields MATILTVGIAALDIINTVEHYPAEDDEVRATDQRIARGGNAANTAEVLARLGHTTRWAGTLGDDADSERIRASFRAAGVDIAGARTVPGGRVPTSYITASRATGSRTIVHHRDLPELDAAHFARLDLADLDWLHFEGRNVEALTAMIDHARQQRPGLPLSIEAEKPRPGLEAVLERGDVVFFSRPWAEAAGYTDPAAFLAATLPHRARTVTWGAEGAHAAGPEEAPHHHPAAPPESVVDTIGAGDAFNAGALHALAGGGDIHAAARSGNRIAGLKCGVEGFELPPVH from the coding sequence ATGGCGACCATCCTCACCGTGGGCATCGCCGCCCTGGACATCATCAACACCGTGGAGCACTACCCGGCGGAGGATGACGAGGTCCGCGCCACGGATCAGCGCATCGCCCGCGGGGGCAACGCGGCGAATACCGCCGAGGTGCTGGCGCGGCTGGGCCACACCACCCGCTGGGCCGGCACCCTGGGCGACGACGCCGACAGCGAGCGGATCCGCGCGAGCTTCCGGGCCGCCGGCGTGGATATCGCCGGTGCCCGGACCGTACCCGGCGGCCGCGTCCCCACTTCGTATATCACCGCCAGCCGCGCCACCGGCTCGCGGACCATCGTCCACCACCGCGACCTGCCGGAGCTGGATGCCGCCCACTTCGCCCGCCTGGACCTCGCCGACCTGGACTGGCTCCACTTCGAGGGGCGCAACGTCGAGGCACTGACCGCCATGATCGACCACGCCCGCCAGCAGCGGCCGGGACTGCCCCTCTCCATCGAGGCGGAGAAGCCGCGGCCGGGGCTGGAGGCGGTGCTGGAACGGGGGGACGTGGTCTTCTTCAGCCGCCCCTGGGCGGAGGCCGCCGGTTATACCGACCCGGCGGCCTTCCTGGCGGCCACCCTGCCCCACCGGGCGCGGACGGTGACCTGGGGCGCCGAGGGTGCCCACGCCGCCGGCCCGGAGGAGGCCCCGCACCACCACCCGGCGGCCCCGCCGGAATCGGTGGTGGACACCATCGGTGCGGGGGACGCCTTCAACGCCGGCGCCCTCCACGCCCTGGCCGGGGGCGGCGACATCCACGCCGCCGCCCGGTCGGGCAACCGGATCGCCGGGCTCAAGTGCGGGGTCGAGGGGTTCGAGCTACCCCCTGTTCATTGA
- the queG gene encoding tRNA epoxyqueuosine(34) reductase QueG, with amino-acid sequence MAARQNHPDATTADTDALLHRLRARARELGFAAVGVTDTDLTAAETYLFDWLADGRHGEMEWMARHGTLRSRPAELEPGTVRVISARMDYLPEPAAEPWSVLADGALGYVSRYALGRDYHRLMRRRLQHLARWLEAEAGPLGYRVFTDSAPVMEKPLAEKAGLGWIGKHTNLLSREGGSWFFLGEIYTDLPLPVDEPATAHCGSCRACIDACPTGAITAEGELDARLCISYLTIEHPGPIPEELRALMGNRIYGCDDCQLVCPFNREANATAEADFHPRQGLDAPRLVELFAWDEDEFLARTEGSAIRRIGHARWLRNLAVALGNAPTTGEVVAALRARADHPEPLVREHVAWALARHDPG; translated from the coding sequence ATGGCGGCCCGACAGAATCATCCCGACGCGACGACCGCGGACACCGACGCCCTGCTGCACCGCCTGCGCGCCCGGGCCCGGGAGCTGGGCTTCGCCGCCGTGGGGGTGACCGACACCGACCTCACCGCCGCCGAGACCTACCTCTTCGACTGGCTGGCCGACGGCCGCCACGGCGAGATGGAGTGGATGGCCCGCCACGGGACGCTGCGCTCCCGGCCGGCGGAGCTGGAGCCGGGGACGGTCCGGGTGATCAGCGCCCGCATGGACTACCTCCCCGAGCCGGCGGCGGAGCCCTGGTCGGTCCTGGCCGACGGCGCGCTGGGCTACGTCTCCCGCTACGCCCTGGGCCGGGACTACCACCGCCTCATGCGCAGGCGGCTGCAGCACCTGGCGCGCTGGCTGGAGGCGGAGGCCGGCCCCCTGGGCTATCGCGTCTTCACCGATTCGGCACCGGTGATGGAGAAGCCCCTGGCGGAGAAGGCGGGCCTGGGCTGGATCGGCAAGCACACCAATCTCCTCTCCCGGGAGGGGGGCTCCTGGTTCTTCCTGGGGGAGATCTACACCGACCTGCCTTTGCCCGTGGACGAGCCGGCCACCGCCCATTGCGGCAGCTGCCGCGCCTGCATCGACGCCTGCCCCACCGGCGCCATCACCGCCGAGGGGGAGCTGGATGCCCGGCTGTGCATCAGCTACCTGACCATCGAGCACCCCGGCCCCATCCCCGAGGAATTACGGGCCCTCATGGGCAACCGGATCTACGGCTGCGACGACTGCCAGCTGGTCTGCCCCTTCAACCGCGAGGCGAATGCCACCGCCGAGGCGGACTTCCACCCCCGCCAGGGGCTGGACGCGCCGCGGCTGGTGGAGCTGTTCGCCTGGGACGAGGACGAGTTCCTGGCGCGCACCGAGGGCAGCGCCATCCGGCGCATCGGCCACGCGCGCTGGCTGCGCAACCTCGCCGTGGCCCTGGGCAACGCGCCCACCACCGGCGAGGTCGTGGCGGCCCTGCGCGCCCGGGCCGACCACCCCGAGCCCCTGGTCCGCGAGCACGTGGCCTGGGCCCTGGCCCGCCACGACCCCGGCTGA
- a CDS encoding NAD(P)H-hydrate dehydratase, whose translation MTELPAELWRAEQVREFDRIAIEEEGIPGFRLMSWAGRATWAAAAARWPRARRVAVICGGGNNGGDGYVVARLAQEAGLEVTLFHVGDPTRLTGDAFTAAQAARKAGLEPRPYEGDDLGEFDLLVDALLGTGLNGEVHGSARAAIEAMNKAGRPVVAVDIPSGLHADTGAVLGVAVGSSVTVTFIGLKVGLFTGEGPDRAGEVVFHDLEVPARVHAMARPAATRLSADRELPERLPPRARTLHKGGAGHVLVIGGDTGLLGAVRMAGEAAARTGAGLVSLATRHTHAPLIAAACPFLMAHGVERGEDLAELVERADVVAVGPGLGQELWGRALLEVVMTAGRPLVVDADALNLLAEAPRQRADWVLTPHPGEAARLLDTEVGVIQSDRTAAAAGIQERYQGVCVLKGAGTVVQGAAEEPPAIAVDGNPGMAVGGMGDLLTGIIAALMAQGLSPEAAARTGVALHAAAGDAAAGEGGERGLVPTDLLPWLRRLANPEGGAP comes from the coding sequence ATGACCGAATTGCCAGCCGAGCTCTGGCGGGCCGAGCAGGTCCGCGAGTTCGATCGCATCGCCATCGAGGAGGAGGGGATCCCCGGCTTCCGGCTCATGAGCTGGGCCGGCCGCGCCACCTGGGCCGCGGCGGCGGCGCGCTGGCCCCGCGCCCGGCGCGTGGCGGTGATCTGCGGCGGCGGTAACAACGGCGGTGATGGCTACGTCGTGGCCCGCCTGGCCCAGGAGGCCGGCCTGGAGGTGACCCTCTTCCACGTCGGCGATCCGACCCGCTTGACCGGCGATGCCTTCACAGCGGCCCAGGCGGCGCGCAAGGCGGGGCTGGAGCCGCGTCCCTACGAGGGGGACGACCTTGGCGAGTTCGACCTCCTGGTGGATGCCCTGCTCGGCACGGGCCTCAATGGGGAGGTCCACGGCTCGGCGCGGGCGGCCATCGAGGCCATGAACAAGGCCGGGCGGCCCGTGGTAGCGGTGGATATCCCCTCCGGCCTCCACGCCGACACCGGGGCGGTGCTCGGGGTGGCCGTGGGATCGTCGGTGACGGTGACCTTCATCGGGCTGAAGGTAGGGCTCTTCACGGGCGAGGGACCGGATCGCGCCGGCGAGGTGGTCTTCCACGACCTGGAGGTTCCCGCGCGGGTCCACGCGATGGCCCGGCCCGCGGCCACGCGGCTGTCGGCCGACCGGGAACTCCCGGAACGGCTACCACCCCGAGCGCGAACGCTGCACAAGGGCGGCGCCGGCCATGTCCTGGTCATCGGCGGGGATACCGGCCTGCTGGGAGCGGTCCGCATGGCCGGGGAGGCGGCGGCCCGCACCGGTGCGGGCCTGGTCAGTCTGGCCACGCGGCACACCCATGCCCCCCTCATCGCCGCTGCCTGTCCCTTCCTCATGGCCCATGGGGTGGAGCGGGGCGAAGACCTGGCCGAACTGGTGGAGCGGGCCGACGTGGTCGCGGTGGGGCCGGGCCTGGGGCAGGAGCTCTGGGGGCGGGCCCTGCTGGAGGTGGTGATGACGGCCGGGCGCCCCCTGGTAGTGGATGCCGACGCCCTGAATCTCCTCGCCGAGGCGCCGAGGCAGCGCGCCGACTGGGTCCTTACCCCCCACCCGGGGGAGGCGGCGCGGCTGCTGGATACCGAGGTGGGCGTGATCCAGTCGGACCGCACCGCGGCCGCCGCCGGGATCCAGGAACGCTACCAGGGGGTCTGCGTCCTCAAGGGGGCCGGGACCGTGGTCCAGGGGGCGGCCGAGGAGCCTCCCGCCATCGCGGTGGACGGCAATCCCGGCATGGCGGTGGGCGGCATGGGGGATCTGCTCACCGGGATCATCGCCGCCCTCATGGCCCAGGGGCTGTCGCCGGAGGCTGCGGCACGCACCGGCGTGGCGCTCCACGCGGCGGCTGGCGACGCGGCGGCTGGCGAGGGGGGCGAGCGCGGCCTGGTCCCCACGGATCTGCTGCCGTGGCTGCGACGGCTCGCCAATCCGGAAGGGGGTGCCCCATGA
- the tsaE gene encoding tRNA (adenosine(37)-N6)-threonylcarbamoyltransferase complex ATPase subunit type 1 TsaE, with translation MSATTERLDRELADEAATLALGAELAAAAPSAAVVALHGELGAGKTTLVRGLLRGLGYAGAVTSPTYTLMEPYEAGDRRVVHFDLYRLGDPEELEMLGAREELDGGALALVEWPERGEGVLPSPDLVLELVHHGAGRYAHLVAGTHAGHQWLARLDRGAVTA, from the coding sequence ATGAGCGCGACGACGGAGCGGCTGGACCGGGAGCTGGCCGACGAGGCGGCGACTCTGGCACTGGGGGCCGAGCTGGCAGCGGCAGCGCCGTCGGCCGCCGTGGTGGCGCTGCACGGTGAACTGGGGGCCGGCAAGACCACCCTGGTGCGCGGTCTGCTACGCGGGCTGGGTTACGCCGGCGCGGTGACCAGCCCCACCTATACCCTCATGGAGCCCTATGAGGCCGGCGACCGCCGGGTGGTCCACTTCGATCTCTACCGCCTCGGCGACCCGGAGGAGCTGGAGATGCTGGGGGCGCGGGAGGAGCTGGATGGCGGCGCCCTGGCCCTGGTGGAGTGGCCGGAGCGCGGCGAGGGCGTTCTGCCGTCGCCGGACCTGGTGCTGGAGCTGGTGCACCACGGTGCGGGGCGATATGCCCACCTGGTCGCCGGGACTCATGCTGGCCACCAGTGGCTGGCGAGACTTGATCGCGGAGCAGTTACGGCCTAA
- a CDS encoding N-acetylmuramoyl-L-alanine amidase produces the protein MRRWLALMLLLLASTGQAMAANVEGLRLWQAPDSLRLVFDLSGPVEHKLFQLDDPERVVIDLHGAELEQALEAGTGDTWVRKVRSGRHSDGKLRVVLDMQRSVSSNTFLLEPNEKYGHRLVVDLTSESARQAEQDSLMEVVREAERNQKGELRDLIIAIDAGHGGEDPGALGASGTQEKDVVLEVARRLERRVAEAEGMTPLMIRDGDYYVALRDRIRKAREGEADLFVSIHADAFHDARAHGSSVYALSQNGATSEAARRLARSENEADLVGGVRLGDKNDTLASVLLDLSQTGAIEASLAVGREVLQRMGRVNDLHKSHVEQAAFVVLKSPDIPSILVETAFISNPSEERRLNSAGHQRRLADSMMAGIRSYFRENAPPGTVWAERDFGPDEHVVSRGETLSSIAREYRVSPQRLRTANGLNGDMVRAGVTLDIPAGGS, from the coding sequence GTGAGACGCTGGCTGGCACTAATGCTGCTACTTCTCGCCTCCACCGGGCAGGCGATGGCGGCCAATGTCGAGGGGCTCCGGCTCTGGCAGGCGCCGGACAGCCTGCGCCTGGTCTTCGACCTCAGCGGTCCGGTGGAGCACAAGCTCTTCCAGCTCGACGACCCCGAGCGCGTGGTCATCGACCTCCACGGCGCCGAACTCGAACAGGCGCTGGAGGCGGGGACCGGAGATACCTGGGTGCGCAAGGTCCGTAGCGGTCGTCACAGTGACGGCAAGCTGCGTGTGGTGCTCGATATGCAGCGCTCGGTCTCCAGCAACACCTTCCTGCTTGAACCCAACGAGAAGTACGGCCACCGACTGGTGGTGGACCTCACCAGCGAATCGGCGCGGCAGGCGGAGCAGGACTCCCTCATGGAGGTGGTCCGCGAGGCCGAGCGCAACCAGAAGGGCGAGCTGCGCGACCTCATTATCGCCATCGACGCCGGCCACGGCGGGGAAGATCCGGGGGCCCTGGGGGCCTCCGGGACCCAGGAGAAGGATGTGGTCCTCGAAGTCGCCCGCCGCCTGGAGCGCCGGGTCGCCGAGGCGGAGGGGATGACGCCGCTGATGATCCGGGACGGGGACTACTACGTGGCCCTGCGCGACCGGATCCGCAAGGCGCGCGAGGGCGAGGCCGATCTCTTCGTCTCCATCCACGCCGACGCCTTCCACGATGCCCGCGCCCACGGTTCCTCGGTCTACGCCCTCTCCCAGAACGGCGCTACCTCCGAGGCGGCGCGCCGCCTCGCGCGCTCCGAGAACGAGGCCGACCTGGTGGGCGGAGTCCGGCTGGGCGACAAGAATGACACCCTGGCCTCGGTCCTCCTGGACCTCTCCCAGACCGGCGCCATCGAGGCGAGCCTGGCCGTGGGGCGGGAGGTCCTCCAGCGCATGGGGCGGGTGAACGACCTGCACAAGTCCCATGTGGAGCAGGCGGCCTTCGTCGTGCTCAAGTCCCCGGACATCCCCTCCATCCTGGTGGAGACCGCCTTCATCTCCAATCCCTCCGAGGAGCGGCGACTGAACAGCGCCGGCCATCAGCGGCGGCTGGCCGACTCCATGATGGCGGGGATCCGCAGCTACTTCCGGGAGAACGCCCCGCCCGGCACGGTCTGGGCCGAGCGCGATTTCGGACCGGACGAGCACGTGGTCAGCCGCGGGGAGACCCTCTCCTCCATTGCCCGGGAGTACCGGGTGAGCCCCCAGCGCCTGCGCACCGCCAACGGCCTCAACGGCGACATGGTCCGTGCCGGCGTTACCCTGGATATCCCCGCCGGCGGCTCCTGA